One Sporocytophaga myxococcoides DNA segment encodes these proteins:
- a CDS encoding tetratricopeptide repeat protein → MLFKEDIARVYKNTGRINDARKEVQDIVNTIEEGEKAGYNYDLVRARLYCEILEDFDLAIIYAERAKERWPEHVDLNKALALIYYKLGKYEDANYYLTKATSVQLNNPSLMCLSGLLKYKAGNSKEGIVILKKAMQQMHNQHSILTVEAHDLISKNDLSVSMK, encoded by the coding sequence ATGTTATTTAAGGAAGATATAGCTCGGGTTTATAAGAATACAGGTCGAATAAATGATGCCAGAAAAGAAGTTCAGGATATTGTAAATACAATAGAAGAAGGAGAAAAAGCAGGTTACAATTATGACCTTGTGAGAGCTCGATTATATTGTGAAATTCTTGAAGATTTTGATCTTGCTATTATATATGCTGAGAGAGCTAAAGAAAGGTGGCCTGAGCATGTTGATTTAAACAAAGCGCTGGCTCTTATTTATTATAAGCTTGGGAAATATGAAGACGCTAACTATTATTTGACTAAAGCTACTTCAGTTCAACTGAATAATCCTTCATTAATGTGTCTTTCGGGACTCTTAAAATATAAGGCAGGTAATTCAAAAGAAGGCATTGTTATTCTTAAGAAGGCAATGCAACAGATGCATAATCAACATAGCATTCTTACTGTAGAGGCTCACGACCTCATTTCTAAAAATGATTTGTCTGTATCAATGAAATAA
- a CDS encoding transglutaminase-like domain-containing protein has protein sequence MYTGRNAYLLVEKKLFFFLWLFPSALFGQQLNELVSLYQHKFKESEAVIINSESEYEFDLVENKVTIKEDKSQKLLSLRYNTFINEVEFYDSNSDIEEFSCESSLNQKSVNSDRVCGNYTNSEYFFDDNKFCSHKLKLQEAGEIWKTHLSKVYNDSKYLTSVYFHDRYPIINKRIILKIPLDIEVDIREFNFEKFVVKKYVTPEGRFRIVEYSISNLSAMENVRLGRSIQFIYPHLLILVKSYQSEGEKVNILSSLNDLYGWYRSLTRQLSVQPEVFAPLVNSILKGKMTDDERIGTIFYWVQDNIRYIAFENGLAGFKPDEAHSVFQKKYGDCKGMANLTKEMLRYAGYDARLSWIGTKRIKYDYSIPSLAVDNHMICTVLLDGKKYFLDATEKYLPLGIVADRIQGRQILIEDGENYILEKIPEGSKENEMELRQVRLSMESGMLVGSYKYILQGEKKRNFLFGYHFSSGSTKDKLVKNCLIDENKNMRVNNIQLSDLNQRVGVFEINTELECMAAISSFNNELYIDIDISKDFKNWIVDENRESDIDFGEMIYKVLEVELELKDGDSVLFLPEQLKIEHEEFSVHAFYVKEPNRILYKKRIVIENGVISKDSFIQWNEAIRKLTQHYGSQIILKR, from the coding sequence ATGTATACAGGCAGGAATGCATATTTATTAGTTGAAAAGAAATTATTCTTTTTCCTTTGGCTCTTCCCTTCTGCGTTATTCGGTCAACAATTAAATGAGCTGGTCTCATTATACCAGCATAAGTTTAAAGAAAGCGAAGCTGTTATTATTAATTCAGAATCGGAATATGAATTTGATCTAGTTGAAAATAAAGTAACAATAAAGGAAGATAAAAGCCAAAAGTTACTTTCACTCAGATATAACACTTTTATCAATGAGGTAGAGTTTTATGACAGCAATTCTGATATAGAAGAGTTTTCATGTGAAAGTAGTCTTAATCAGAAATCGGTTAATTCTGATAGAGTTTGCGGCAATTATACCAATTCAGAATATTTTTTTGATGATAATAAATTCTGCTCCCATAAATTGAAGCTACAAGAAGCAGGTGAAATATGGAAAACCCACTTAAGCAAGGTCTATAATGACTCCAAATATCTGACTTCAGTTTATTTTCACGATAGGTATCCTATAATAAATAAAAGGATCATATTGAAAATTCCATTAGACATAGAGGTTGATATACGAGAATTCAACTTTGAAAAATTTGTGGTAAAGAAATATGTAACGCCAGAAGGAAGGTTCAGAATAGTGGAGTATTCTATAAGTAATTTATCTGCTATGGAGAATGTGCGTCTGGGTAGGAGTATTCAGTTTATATATCCTCATTTGCTAATACTTGTCAAATCTTATCAAAGTGAAGGGGAAAAGGTAAATATACTTTCAAGTCTGAATGACCTTTATGGCTGGTATAGAAGCCTGACACGTCAACTCTCTGTGCAGCCTGAAGTATTTGCTCCATTGGTAAACAGTATACTTAAGGGCAAAATGACAGATGATGAAAGGATCGGTACTATATTTTATTGGGTACAGGATAACATCAGATATATCGCCTTTGAAAATGGCCTTGCAGGTTTTAAACCAGATGAAGCACATTCTGTCTTTCAAAAAAAGTATGGAGACTGTAAGGGAATGGCTAATCTCACTAAAGAAATGCTTCGATACGCTGGTTATGATGCGCGGCTTTCGTGGATAGGTACAAAACGGATTAAGTACGATTATTCAATACCTTCACTTGCAGTGGACAATCATATGATTTGTACAGTATTACTCGATGGGAAGAAGTATTTTCTAGATGCTACCGAAAAGTATTTGCCTCTTGGGATTGTTGCAGATAGGATACAGGGCAGACAAATTCTTATTGAGGATGGGGAGAATTATATTCTGGAAAAAATTCCAGAAGGTTCTAAAGAAAATGAAATGGAGTTAAGACAAGTGCGACTTTCAATGGAAAGCGGGATGCTTGTTGGTTCATATAAATATATTTTGCAGGGAGAAAAAAAGAGAAATTTTTTATTTGGATATCACTTTTCATCAGGAAGTACCAAAGATAAGCTGGTTAAAAATTGCCTTATTGATGAAAATAAAAACATGAGAGTCAATAATATTCAGTTATCCGATTTGAATCAACGTGTAGGTGTTTTTGAAATTAACACAGAGCTTGAGTGTATGGCGGCAATTAGTTCATTTAATAATGAATTATACATTGATATAGATATATCCAAAGACTTTAAAAACTGGATTGTAGATGAAAATAGAGAATCTGATATTGACTTTGGTGAAATGATTTATAAAGTACTTGAAGTTGAGTTGGAACTAAAGGATGGAGATTCTGTCTTATTTCTTCCTGAACAGTTGAAAATAGAACATGAGGAGTTTTCTGTTCACGCTTTTTATGTTAAGGAGCCAAACAGAATTTTATATAAGAAGCGAATAGTCATTGAAAATGGTGTCATCTCAAAAGACTCTTTTATTCAATGGAATGAAGCAATAAGGAAATTAACTCAGCACTATGGTAGTCAAATTATTTTGAAGCGTTAA
- a CDS encoding DUF3857 domain-containing protein gives MKRGILLFVFTSILQLSFAQKDLERKLKQMHWDNAGPEFRQMKAPDRWKNESAVILATRIDYLGSFGRVRKSFTENIVIHYRVLLQDKASVREYSELTFNKNKITTNLIGKTNAYSFVAIKIVKPDGKEKEMDLTSAVKTDIGSEKDSKMAVPDLDQGDIIDFFIAIQSKDSEAPNITESDLLEEKYPVVYKQIRFVVPRQIRFNSKSFRGAPEFIKNQQGKDNIYTLIDTMRGRAPEILWDFPHRSSAEVRYKITNGKAVVHEDEALVARDALQNFDYNNQDIRYIEDFVHQISGKGKSQSAIVKEIYYLLRSPIFQKAYFNIEQGSPMDNHYVSERFFFLLNKYMKRYNIDHEIMIVPSRNYGPFCDLVNMSSCDLLLKVGKDSGFYLSRPTPFSIPGEIPYLFEGMEAVLAGYPKSITSSRINEQIPVSHKESNLTYSRYNLCFDSSDLFKVKVKRDVTAKGNNKAYHQYLIFTNHDYLREYDKPQYQSFSYSELKALVNEYSYLREKSEQQTDQENYERDRRVEVDIELELDTKISEYKNLTIKSAGMWEDMPDTEYSDEFIIDNATKKAGKNYILEVGKFIEKQTELSEEQLQRDRDIHMGFARTFNSEIMILIPEGYIVEGIDNLNINVSNAYGGFISAALLEQNKLVIKTSKYYTQNHCSAADWPYMVSFLNAAVKFSKSRILLKKL, from the coding sequence ATGAAAAGGGGGATTTTGTTGTTTGTATTCACGTCGATTTTGCAATTGTCTTTTGCCCAAAAGGATCTTGAAAGAAAATTAAAGCAAATGCATTGGGACAATGCAGGTCCGGAATTCAGACAAATGAAAGCTCCTGATCGCTGGAAAAATGAATCAGCAGTGATTCTCGCAACACGCATTGACTATCTGGGTAGTTTTGGCAGAGTAAGAAAAAGCTTTACTGAAAATATTGTCATACACTATCGCGTACTTCTTCAGGATAAAGCGTCAGTGAGAGAATATTCAGAACTTACGTTTAACAAGAATAAAATTACAACCAATCTTATCGGCAAAACCAATGCCTATTCTTTTGTTGCAATTAAGATTGTGAAGCCTGACGGTAAAGAGAAAGAGATGGACCTGACCTCTGCTGTAAAAACTGACATCGGGAGTGAAAAGGATTCCAAAATGGCTGTTCCGGATCTTGATCAGGGTGATATTATTGATTTTTTTATAGCGATTCAGTCTAAGGATTCTGAAGCTCCGAATATTACAGAAAGTGATCTTCTCGAAGAAAAGTATCCTGTTGTATATAAGCAGATCAGGTTTGTAGTGCCAAGACAGATTAGATTTAACAGTAAGTCTTTCAGAGGGGCTCCTGAATTTATAAAAAACCAACAGGGTAAAGATAATATTTATACCCTTATAGATACTATGCGTGGAAGAGCTCCTGAGATATTGTGGGATTTTCCCCACAGGTCTTCCGCAGAAGTAAGGTATAAGATAACCAATGGCAAAGCTGTTGTTCATGAAGACGAAGCCTTAGTGGCAAGAGATGCCTTGCAAAACTTTGACTATAATAATCAGGATATTCGTTATATAGAGGATTTTGTGCATCAAATTTCAGGAAAGGGAAAAAGTCAGAGCGCTATAGTTAAGGAGATCTATTATCTGCTAAGAAGTCCCATATTTCAGAAGGCTTATTTTAACATAGAGCAGGGGAGTCCTATGGATAATCATTACGTGTCAGAAAGATTTTTCTTCCTTTTAAATAAATATATGAAGAGATATAATATTGACCATGAAATTATGATTGTACCTTCCCGAAATTATGGGCCCTTCTGTGATCTGGTAAATATGAGTAGTTGTGACTTATTGCTTAAAGTTGGTAAAGATTCCGGATTCTATCTTTCGCGGCCTACTCCATTTTCCATTCCAGGAGAGATTCCTTATTTATTTGAAGGTATGGAGGCTGTACTGGCGGGATATCCCAAGAGTATTACCTCATCAAGGATTAATGAGCAAATTCCTGTCTCCCATAAGGAAAGCAATTTGACATATTCTCGTTATAATCTGTGTTTTGATTCTTCAGATCTTTTTAAAGTCAAGGTGAAAAGAGATGTAACTGCCAAGGGGAATAACAAAGCATATCACCAGTATTTGATTTTTACAAATCACGATTATCTGAGAGAATATGATAAACCTCAATATCAGAGCTTCAGTTATTCTGAGTTAAAGGCTCTTGTAAATGAATACTCCTACCTCAGGGAAAAGTCTGAACAACAAACTGATCAGGAAAATTATGAGAGAGATAGAAGAGTTGAGGTCGATATTGAATTGGAGCTTGATACGAAAATCTCAGAATATAAAAACCTTACAATAAAATCGGCAGGAATGTGGGAAGATATGCCAGATACGGAATATTCCGACGAATTCATTATTGACAATGCCACGAAAAAAGCGGGTAAAAATTATATTCTGGAGGTGGGTAAATTTATAGAAAAGCAAACCGAGCTTTCAGAGGAACAACTTCAAAGGGATAGAGATATTCATATGGGCTTTGCAAGGACATTTAATTCAGAAATTATGATTCTTATTCCAGAAGGATATATTGTTGAGGGAATAGATAATTTAAATATCAATGTGTCCAATGCGTATGGAGGTTTCATTTCTGCTGCACTTTTGGAGCAGAATAAGCTTGTTATTAAGACATCTAAATACTATACACAAAACCATTGTTCTGCAGCAGATTGGCCATATATGGTTAGCTTTTTAAATGCAGCTGTAAAGTTTAGCAAGTCCAGGATATTGTTAAAGAAGTTATAG
- a CDS encoding Dyp-type peroxidase yields the protein MVRNIEFNDIQGLIVRGYSELPASCFLLLNITDVAKARQWLGVISEEITDGISKPTQRAVQVAFTYTGIKKLGMDEASLRSFAREFKEGMTADHRKRVLGDLGESDTIKWQWGGPANEEVHIMLMLYYSLDKNLEDDCAIQVSKLDGVRLIQRLDSNLSIFQKRKEHFGFQDGISQPLIKGFSKQGDPRFMVEPGEFILGYQNEYHKLPDSPWVSGDGIPYNLLPLLKDGSNNYDFGKNGTYMVFRQISQDVLKFWKFMEDATCEGGSDEEKRVRLASKMMGRWPSGAPLVKCPERDNPALGQDNSFEFYHADRDGFKCPIGSHVRRSNPRNSKGPTPEESDLINKRHKILRRGRPYGTYIESFDPAEIVAHPEVAKDRGLHFICFNTSLSRQFEFIQDTWINSSKFQGLYNDPDPISGNPLGRCKSETGTFTIQAEPVRERIKDVPAFTKVIGGSYFFMPGIKAVKYLASIR from the coding sequence ATGGTCCGCAATATAGAATTTAATGATATACAAGGTCTTATTGTAAGGGGGTATAGTGAGCTCCCAGCATCTTGCTTTCTTCTTTTGAATATCACAGATGTTGCTAAGGCCAGGCAGTGGCTAGGAGTCATTTCAGAAGAAATTACGGATGGTATTTCAAAGCCGACTCAAAGAGCGGTGCAAGTTGCCTTCACCTATACAGGAATTAAAAAACTAGGAATGGATGAGGCTTCGCTCAGGTCATTTGCGAGAGAGTTCAAAGAGGGGATGACAGCAGACCATCGCAAAAGGGTTTTAGGAGACCTTGGGGAAAGTGATACAATAAAATGGCAATGGGGAGGTCCTGCGAATGAGGAGGTACACATAATGCTAATGCTTTATTATTCTTTGGATAAAAATCTTGAGGATGACTGTGCAATTCAAGTTTCTAAACTTGATGGGGTAAGATTAATTCAGAGGTTAGATAGTAACTTGTCAATTTTTCAGAAAAGAAAAGAACATTTTGGTTTTCAAGACGGTATTTCTCAGCCTTTGATCAAAGGCTTTAGCAAACAGGGAGATCCCAGATTTATGGTAGAGCCAGGGGAGTTCATACTGGGCTATCAGAATGAATACCATAAATTGCCTGACAGTCCATGGGTTTCCGGGGATGGAATTCCATATAATTTATTGCCACTTCTTAAGGATGGAAGCAATAATTATGATTTTGGGAAGAATGGTACTTATATGGTTTTCAGGCAGATCAGTCAGGATGTGCTAAAGTTTTGGAAATTTATGGAGGATGCTACTTGTGAAGGTGGAAGTGATGAGGAGAAAAGAGTAAGGCTGGCTTCAAAAATGATGGGAAGATGGCCAAGTGGTGCCCCATTGGTAAAATGTCCGGAACGTGATAATCCTGCTTTAGGCCAGGATAATTCTTTTGAATTTTATCATGCTGACAGAGATGGGTTTAAGTGTCCGATTGGGTCACATGTGCGAAGGTCAAATCCTAGAAATTCCAAAGGTCCGACTCCTGAGGAATCAGATCTTATTAATAAAAGACATAAAATTCTAAGGCGAGGAAGACCTTATGGTACTTATATTGAATCTTTTGACCCAGCTGAAATTGTAGCTCATCCGGAGGTAGCTAAAGATAGAGGACTCCATTTTATTTGTTTTAATACCAGTCTAAGTCGTCAGTTTGAATTTATCCAGGATACATGGATTAACAGTTCTAAATTTCAAGGTCTTTATAATGATCCTGATCCGATTTCAGGCAATCCATTGGGAAGATGTAAATCAGAAACAGGTACTTTTACAATCCAGGCAGAACCTGTGAGGGAGAGGATCAAAGATGTACCAGCATTTACAAAGGTAATTGGAGGGTCTTATTTTTTCATGCCGGGAATTAAGGCGGTTAAATACCTGGCATCTATAAGATAA
- a CDS encoding LytR/AlgR family response regulator transcription factor, with amino-acid sequence MKNVNFNDLMYSDLILDKSAIEQNSQPAEQKIVVMDKQECIFLKVKNICYIEADGAYSNIYLEDGKKLVVSKNVKVFADKLSEDLFYRIHKSYLININFISKYIKSDGGYLIMENGASIPVSVRKKDPLLKLVAQLSL; translated from the coding sequence ATGAAAAATGTTAACTTCAATGATTTAATGTATTCAGATCTGATTCTTGACAAATCGGCTATTGAACAGAATAGCCAGCCTGCTGAACAGAAAATTGTGGTAATGGATAAGCAGGAATGTATATTTTTAAAGGTCAAAAATATATGTTACATAGAAGCAGACGGGGCATACTCAAATATTTATCTCGAGGATGGAAAAAAACTGGTTGTGTCAAAGAATGTTAAGGTATTTGCTGATAAGCTTTCTGAAGATCTGTTTTACAGGATTCATAAATCATATCTAATAAATATAAACTTTATAAGTAAGTATATTAAAAGTGATGGTGGCTATCTGATTATGGAAAATGGAGCATCAATTCCGGTTTCAGTAAGAAAGAAAGACCCTTTATTAAAACTAGTGGCTCAATTATCTTTGTAA
- a CDS encoding 7TM diverse intracellular signaling domain-containing protein — protein MAILLCIFHITRINASVPIILTDDTEEWSVTRSYVDYWEDKSANLTFSEVLRIAEDGKSFKTSTAQDLLNTRASSAYWLKFKIINPTTNEKGYLIEMFDFDIDEISFFYPDSNGVYNEDKAGFNTSFSSRKIGHKNVSFPIAFRSDTAVTVFMRFRSESLNLMEPIIRSYARFIKYGLNEYIMFGIFYGLLLLMIFYNILYFIILRSAYYLYYVSYALAVTIFFLTRSGIGFQYIWSNHPGFNIYLPFVSLFICTVSMLQFFIDFFELKKNASNVYRLFRILIYFRIFCFFIQLAFPPLEYMFLLDLICYQIAFYYGIHIYRAGNNSAKWFVVGFSLLNFTGVICFLESVTLIPSNIFSVYAINAGVIFQLMFLSICIAEKVRQLYAEKNAVQANLILQLEQNDLLREKVNRELEERVKERTLELNKAKVELERRAEENQKMNIALDLANNKLQKHLSAFAQSVVMNTHVDFEAFKKAYPDDLSCMRYLLDLKEKNGFFCKMCGNTRSIKGKAKFDMRCAKCNYNESLTANTIFHRTKFSLQKAFYMLYLVSQTRTDIPASELSRMLELQSITCQNFKNKILSRMQVLKKVNKSKVMDWDLLILDKEFIV, from the coding sequence TTGGCAATTCTGCTTTGCATATTTCATATTACAAGAATTAATGCATCTGTTCCTATTATATTAACTGATGATACTGAAGAATGGTCAGTAACACGTTCTTATGTCGATTATTGGGAGGATAAGTCTGCAAATTTAACCTTTTCGGAAGTCTTAAGGATTGCTGAAGACGGAAAGAGTTTTAAAACAAGTACTGCCCAGGATTTATTAAATACCAGAGCCAGCTCAGCCTACTGGCTTAAATTTAAGATCATCAATCCCACAACTAATGAAAAGGGCTACCTCATTGAGATGTTTGACTTTGATATCGATGAGATTTCATTTTTTTATCCTGATTCGAATGGAGTTTACAATGAAGATAAAGCTGGTTTCAACACATCCTTTTCTTCAAGAAAGATAGGTCACAAAAATGTTAGTTTTCCGATTGCCTTCAGAAGTGATACAGCAGTAACAGTATTTATGAGATTCAGATCGGAAAGTCTGAATCTTATGGAGCCGATAATAAGGTCTTATGCCAGATTTATAAAATATGGTTTGAATGAATACATCATGTTCGGCATATTTTATGGTCTTTTACTGCTTATGATTTTTTATAACATTTTATATTTTATAATTCTCAGAAGTGCTTATTATCTGTATTATGTAAGTTATGCCCTGGCAGTAACAATATTTTTTCTTACAAGAAGTGGAATAGGATTTCAATATATCTGGTCTAATCATCCAGGGTTTAATATTTATCTTCCATTTGTAAGCTTGTTTATATGCACTGTTTCAATGCTCCAGTTTTTTATTGATTTTTTTGAATTGAAAAAGAATGCATCTAATGTATACAGATTATTTCGCATACTTATTTATTTTCGGATCTTCTGTTTTTTTATTCAGCTGGCTTTTCCGCCTTTGGAGTATATGTTTCTGCTGGACCTTATTTGTTATCAGATAGCGTTTTATTATGGAATTCACATTTACAGGGCAGGAAATAATTCAGCAAAATGGTTTGTTGTTGGTTTCTCTTTGTTGAATTTTACCGGCGTGATTTGCTTTCTGGAAAGCGTTACCCTCATTCCTTCCAATATTTTTTCTGTTTATGCCATCAATGCCGGAGTCATTTTTCAACTTATGTTTTTATCCATATGTATTGCGGAGAAAGTTAGGCAGCTTTATGCGGAAAAGAATGCTGTTCAGGCAAATCTGATCCTTCAGCTGGAGCAAAACGATCTGTTAAGAGAAAAGGTAAACAGGGAACTTGAAGAGAGGGTAAAGGAAAGAACACTAGAGCTGAATAAAGCAAAAGTAGAGCTGGAAAGAAGGGCTGAAGAGAATCAAAAAATGAATATCGCTCTTGATCTTGCTAATAACAAACTTCAGAAACATTTAAGTGCATTTGCACAATCAGTGGTAATGAATACCCACGTGGATTTTGAGGCATTTAAGAAAGCATATCCTGACGATTTATCTTGTATGCGTTATCTTTTGGATCTTAAAGAAAAAAATGGTTTTTTTTGCAAAATGTGTGGTAATACGCGATCAATTAAAGGCAAAGCAAAATTTGACATGAGATGCGCTAAATGCAATTACAACGAATCACTAACAGCGAACACGATTTTTCACAGGACCAAATTCTCGCTTCAAAAAGCATTCTATATGCTCTATCTGGTGTCACAGACCAGAACTGATATTCCTGCTTCCGAACTCTCCCGAATGCTTGAACTCCAAAGCATCACTTGTCAGAATTTTAAGAACAAGATACTTTCCAGAATGCAGGTGCTCAAAAAAGTTAATAAGAGTAAAGTAATGGACTGGGATCTTTTGATTCTTGACAAAGAATTTATTGTTTAA
- a CDS encoding T9SS type A sorting domain-containing protein: MKKIFIIAFLWIGMHLNLFSQPVFLKELPESSKSFFEGNGNLYFFAGDSLWKSDGTVAGTVFVKKIGETPIGYPKNSNALSIKGASIFFTQDAPSSIGVWRTGGTNATTLKIRSFNSISPISSYQNNLYFAANDGVNGSELWKLSSSFNFSLVKDINPGSASSFSNNLGYNGNVQIIHSVISDNILYFTASNASTGFDVYRTNGTTAGTSILKDFPNPSYLLNEVNGTVFIATNYVESLEWDFNVSELWKSNGTTAGTALVKKITIDGYSFGFTKSFILKNQLAFLHETEYSTDLYTSNGTETGTTFIKGYSPKWRGRVLHSFVINDALILTEGYDYFVSWISRTDGTPEGSIRLANYNHAFSDGSEEFIKVNERLIYIDGNWPYPDPTSEEFNQLYETSGYPGVGSVRRTKDIYPNGNSYPNSKNLTEVNGKLFFTTQASGSFTPSGKFKLWVYNPDKPNTNTPYFTLVNADTDKDIGLIREGDTLFRPTGGNINIRYNAATTIGSVILKVNDVPSRTENTAPYALAGDNNGDYSAWATGPGQYKITGVTYSGNGGKGLQGASTSVNFLLKEFIPNVAPIVDAGPDMTFSYPAGIIKITGTWSDPNEDAPYRYWQLRTDSPCDPIYCPNRYRSNGDTLVLENFIPGEYIFRYIATDRSDLSDYDEVKITITGQAVINFSLINADTDQEITYGLYDGRIIDLAYLSSNINFKANVSPASIGSVKFIYDGVVRTENIAPYAYFGDNKGDYNPGTLTIGNHTLSAWPYTGRNATGTQGHGLTYNFTVINSAARLAETESMKLTAYPNPSSDQINISIPESGDGPLTVSIYNSQGSLVTNLFEGTYQKIEMVWNVADLPDGIYLCKMNTSAGTKVEKLVVKR, translated from the coding sequence ATGAAAAAGATTTTCATTATCGCTTTCCTATGGATAGGAATGCATTTAAATTTATTTTCTCAGCCGGTTTTCCTCAAGGAACTTCCCGAATCCAGCAAGTCCTTCTTTGAAGGAAACGGGAATCTGTACTTCTTTGCAGGAGATTCCTTATGGAAATCCGACGGCACAGTTGCAGGAACTGTATTTGTTAAGAAAATTGGCGAAACACCTATAGGTTATCCCAAAAACAGCAATGCCCTTTCAATTAAGGGAGCCAGTATTTTTTTCACACAAGACGCTCCATCTTCCATAGGAGTATGGAGAACTGGAGGTACCAATGCAACGACATTAAAAATCCGATCATTCAATTCTATATCCCCCATTTCATCATATCAAAACAATCTCTATTTTGCAGCCAATGATGGAGTTAACGGAAGCGAGTTGTGGAAACTAAGCTCCTCATTTAACTTTTCACTGGTAAAGGATATTAATCCGGGCAGTGCAAGTTCGTTCAGTAACAATCTTGGTTACAATGGCAATGTCCAGATCATACACTCGGTCATATCGGATAATATCCTCTACTTTACAGCTTCCAATGCATCCACAGGATTTGATGTTTATAGAACGAATGGCACTACCGCCGGCACTTCAATATTAAAAGATTTTCCAAATCCTTCTTATTTATTGAATGAAGTAAATGGCACAGTCTTTATTGCTACCAATTATGTTGAATCCTTAGAGTGGGATTTTAATGTCTCCGAACTGTGGAAATCGAATGGGACGACTGCTGGAACTGCTCTGGTAAAGAAAATCACCATAGATGGATATTCATTTGGCTTTACAAAAAGTTTCATTCTAAAAAATCAATTGGCATTTCTCCATGAAACTGAATATAGTACAGATTTGTATACCTCCAACGGAACTGAAACCGGGACAACATTTATAAAAGGATATTCTCCCAAATGGCGCGGTAGAGTCCTTCATTCATTTGTGATCAATGATGCTTTAATCCTGACGGAAGGGTATGATTATTTTGTTTCATGGATTAGCAGGACAGATGGAACCCCTGAAGGGTCTATAAGACTTGCAAATTATAATCATGCTTTTAGTGATGGATCCGAAGAATTTATAAAGGTAAATGAACGCCTCATATATATTGATGGTAATTGGCCATACCCTGATCCCACATCAGAGGAATTTAATCAGCTATATGAGACTTCAGGATACCCAGGAGTAGGCTCAGTGAGGCGAACCAAAGATATTTATCCAAATGGCAATTCGTATCCAAACTCCAAAAATCTGACAGAAGTGAACGGAAAATTATTCTTTACAACCCAAGCTTCCGGATCATTTACTCCGTCTGGAAAATTCAAGTTGTGGGTTTATAATCCTGATAAACCGAACACAAATACACCTTACTTTACGCTCGTAAATGCTGATACAGATAAGGACATTGGACTTATAAGAGAAGGAGATACATTATTCAGACCTACAGGAGGAAACATTAATATCAGGTACAATGCAGCAACAACAATTGGTAGTGTCATTCTAAAGGTAAACGATGTTCCAAGTAGAACTGAAAATACGGCACCATATGCTCTTGCAGGAGATAATAATGGTGACTATTCAGCATGGGCTACAGGTCCAGGGCAATATAAAATAACGGGAGTTACTTATTCCGGAAACGGCGGCAAAGGACTTCAGGGAGCATCAACATCTGTAAATTTTCTTCTTAAGGAGTTTATTCCTAATGTTGCTCCGATAGTAGATGCGGGACCAGACATGACATTCTCCTATCCGGCCGGAATTATAAAAATAACAGGAACCTGGTCAGACCCCAATGAAGATGCACCATACAGATACTGGCAATTGCGCACTGACTCACCTTGCGACCCTATATATTGCCCAAATAGATATAGAAGTAACGGAGACACACTGGTTTTAGAAAATTTTATACCAGGTGAATACATATTCAGATACATAGCAACAGACCGCTCTGACCTTTCGGATTATGATGAAGTCAAGATAACCATTACCGGACAGGCAGTGATAAACTTTTCACTTATAAATGCAGACACTGACCAAGAGATCACATATGGATTGTATGATGGAAGAATTATTGACCTTGCCTATTTATCTTCAAATATTAATTTCAAGGCTAATGTTTCTCCTGCTTCTATTGGAAGTGTAAAGTTTATTTATGATGGTGTTGTCCGAACTGAAAACATTGCCCCTTATGCTTATTTTGGAGACAACAAAGGCGACTATAATCCAGGAACGTTGACTATAGGAAATCATACATTAAGCGCATGGCCTTATACTGGCAGAAATGCTACCGGAACCCAAGGGCATGGACTCACCTATAACTTCACAGTTATAAACTCGGCGGCAAGATTAGCAGAAACTGAAAGTATGAAACTAACAGCCTATCCCAACCCATCCTCTGATCAAATCAATATTTCAATACCAGAATCAGGCGATGGGCCTCTCACTGTTTCAATATACAACAGTCAAGGATCATTAGTTACAAACCTTTTCGAAGGAACATATCAGAAAATTGAGATGGTATGGAATGTAGCAGACCTTCCTGATGGAATATACCTCTGCAAAATGAATACTTCCGCTGGAACCAAAGTAGAGAAGCTTGTGGTAAAAAGATAA